In Dermacentor silvarum isolate Dsil-2018 chromosome 2, BIME_Dsil_1.4, whole genome shotgun sequence, the following proteins share a genomic window:
- the LOC125942866 gene encoding piggyBac transposable element-derived protein 4-like, with product MASSSRTNAPRETRPTRKYAAPAPDFSDDDSSYESEDDSTSVSSSDGHDVSTQPGTSAAAHRVRTSLGQDVLPPAAKKLLFTPRRPPGAHLGPALRSSARHFTTARDFFLLFFTAEVISNICKNTNKYAWMHILELPSYAERDGSWKEVTPDELVKFIGLLIYMGIVNVPRIHLYWNTSRLFSGLVPRNIMPRRRFSALLRFLSVTDPEATTVASHGKLHRILWLLEHMNTASAELFQPARNLSVDERMVKSKGRSGIRQYMRDKIVKWGYKLWVLADSQTGYSIQFYVYAGKRETPSASGLAFDVVTQLCNNYLEQGYVIYMDNFYTSASLFAHLLEHKTLACGTTRKDRRCFPAELKDTSWEKKAKRGDVRWLRQNNILYLQWKDKKVVHMMSTAHTANKHVSATRKERRGGVWSMTQIEKPLLIDEYNSGMLGVDKSDQLIASYNVLMKCVRWWKTLFFHCIDIAVVNSFILFQEHRQQHLSTPEFQRGANFDQLSFRMELTQQLLELDDEDVPREDPVPKLHLPQKMPQRRNCRMCYEERKVELKTNVLCEECGVHLCITKTRNCFTAWHER from the exons ATGGCGTCATCGTCCCGAACAAATGCGCCGCGCGAAACGCGTCCTACTCGAAAGTATGCTGCGCCTGCACCTGATTTTAGTGACGACGATTCTAGCTACGAGTCTGAAGATGACAGTACCTCAGTTTCAAGTTCGGACGGCCACGATGTTTCGACTCAGCCCGGGACATCCGCAGCTGCTCACCG GGTCCGTACTTCGCTAGGCCAGGATGTGCTGCCACCGGCTGCGAAGAAACTTCTCTTTACGCCGAGAAGGCCGCCCGGAGCACATCTCGGCCCAGCACTACGGAGCAGCGCAAGACATTTTACGACGGcgcgcgatttttttttattattcttcacGGCAGAAGTGATTAGTAACATATGCAAAAATACCAACAAATATGCTTGGATGCATATTTTGGAATTGCCAAGCTACGCTGAGCGAGATGGATCGTGGAAAGAGGTGACTCCCGACGAACTTGTGAAGTTCATTGGACTTCTAATTTATATGGGGATTGTGAACGTGCCACGCATCCATCTATACTGGAACACCAGTAGGCTTTTTTCAGGGCTTGTTCCGCGGAACATTATGCCAAGGAGACGGTTCTCAGCCCTTCTCCGGTTCCTAAGTGTCACTGATCCGGAGGCGACTACGGTAGCTTCGCACGGCAAACTGCACCGCATATTGTGGCTTCTGGAACATATGAACACAGCATCAGCAGAACTTTTTCAACCTGCCCGGAACCTCTCTGTGGATGAAAGAATGGTGAAGTCAAAAGGAAGATCCGGTATTCGGCAATACATGCGGGACAAAATTGTAAAGTGGGGTTACAAATTGTGGGTACTTGCTGATTCGCAGACTGGCTATTCTATTCAATTTTATGTGTACGCGGGCAAACGTGAAACACCTAGTGCCAGTGGACTAGCATTTGATGTGGTGACGCAACTGTGCAACAACTACCTTGAACAAGGATATGTTATCTACATGGATAACTTTTACACGTCTGCGTCTCTCTTTGCTCACCTGCTAGAGCACAAAACACTCGCCTGTGGAACGACGCGAAAAGATCGTCGGTGTTTCCCAGCTGAATTGAAGGACACGTCTTGGGAGAAGAAGGCAAAGAGAGGTGATGTTCGGTGGCTACGACAAAACAACATCCTGTATTTACAGTGGAAGGATAAGAAGGTTGTCCATATGATGTCGACTGCGCACACTGCCAACAAGCATGTTTCAGCCACAAGAAAAGAGAGAAGGGGTGGCGTGTGGAGTATGACCCAAATCGAGAAGCCGCTGCTGATAGATGAATACAATTCTGGGATGCTTGGTGTAGACAAGTCGGATCAGCTGATTGCATCTTACAACGTTTTGATGAAGTGCGTAAGGTGGTGGAAAACTCTCTTCTTTCATTGCATAGACATTGCTGTTGTGAATAGTTTCATCCTTTTTCAAGAGCACCGCCAGCAACACCTCTCGACACCGGAATTTCAAAGAGGCGCCAACTTCGATCAACTTTCCTTCCGGATGGAGCTCACCCAACAGCTGCTCGAGCTTGACGATGAAGATGTTCCGCGAGAAGATCCCGTGCCAAAACTGCACCTTCCTCAGAAGATGCCGCAAAGGCGAAACTGTAGAATGTGCTACGAGGAACGCAAAGTGGAACTAAAAACGAACGTTTTGTGCGAGGAGTGCGGTGTACACCTTTGCATCACGAAAACCAGGAACTGCTTCACCGCATGGCACGAGCGATGA